In Meleagris gallopavo isolate NT-WF06-2002-E0010 breed Aviagen turkey brand Nicholas breeding stock chromosome 2, Turkey_5.1, whole genome shotgun sequence, the following are encoded in one genomic region:
- the DDO gene encoding D-aspartate oxidase isoform X2 — MLIPHTYPGTPIHVQKQWFKETFTYLFAISNSDEASEAGIHLVSGWQIFKNPSEAEVPFWSDIVLGFRPMSAAELQKFPQHSHGQAFTTLKCDCPPYLLWLEKRLKANGVQIHTRKVTDLWELHREYDIVVNCVGIGARQLVGDQQLFPIRGQVLKVHAPWVKNFIRDGDGLTYIYPGIDSVTLGGTREKESWCLSPDPGTTKDIFDRCCSLEPSLQRAQDIRVKVGLRPSRSCVRLQREVLSQGGAKLLVVHNYGHGSGGFSVHRGTAEEAAHLVGECIAVLQGSSSKAKL, encoded by the exons ATGCTCATCCCTCACACCTACCCAG GCACACCAATCCACGTGCAGAAGCAGTGGTTCAAAGAGACCTTCACCTACCTTTTTGCTATCAGCAACTCAGATGAGGCGTCAGAGGCTGGCATTCACCTGGTTTCTGG CTGGCAGATCTTTAAAAACCCTTCTGAAGCTGAGGTGCCTTTCTGGTCTGACATTGTCCTGGGGTTCCGACCAATGTCcgcagcagaactgcagaagtTCCCACAGCATAGCCACGGCCAGGCCTTTACAACACTGAAGTGTGACTGTCCCCCCTACCTGCTGTGGCTGGAGAAAAG gtTGAAAGCAAACGGTGTCCAGATACACACCAGAAAAGTCACAGATCTATGGGAGCTGCACAGAGAGTATGACATTGTTGTCAACTGTGTGGGCATCGGAGCCCGACAGCTTGTGGGGGACCAGCAGCTGTTCCCCATCAGGGGCCAAGTGCTCAAGGTTCATGCTCCTTGGGTGAAAAACTTCATCCGGGATGGGGATGGCTTAACTTACATCTACCCAGGGATAGACAGCGTAACTCTCGGGGGAACCAGGGAAAAAGAGAGCTGGTGTCTCTCCCCTGACCCTGGCACTACCAAAGACATCTTTGACAGATGTTGCTCCCTTGAGCCTTCGCTGCAACGAGCGCAGGATATCAGGGTGAAGGTGGGCCTGAGGCCATCCAGGTCATGTGTGAGACTGCAGAGAGAGGTTCTGAGCCAGGGAGGAGCCAAGCTGCTGGTGGTCCACAACTATGGGCATGGGTCAGGTGGCTTTTCAGTGCACAGAGGCACAGCCGAGGAGGCCGCTCACCTGGTGGGAGAATGCATTGCTGTTCTGCAGGGTTCCTCATCCAAGGCCAAGCTTTGA
- the DDO gene encoding D-aspartate oxidase isoform X1 — protein MAAPRVAVVGAGLIGLSTALRIAEVNPSCCSITLLSEQFSPNTTSDVAAGMLIPHTYPGTPIHVQKQWFKETFTYLFAISNSDEASEAGIHLVSGWQIFKNPSEAEVPFWSDIVLGFRPMSAAELQKFPQHSHGQAFTTLKCDCPPYLLWLEKRLKANGVQIHTRKVTDLWELHREYDIVVNCVGIGARQLVGDQQLFPIRGQVLKVHAPWVKNFIRDGDGLTYIYPGIDSVTLGGTREKESWCLSPDPGTTKDIFDRCCSLEPSLQRAQDIRVKVGLRPSRSCVRLQREVLSQGGAKLLVVHNYGHGSGGFSVHRGTAEEAAHLVGECIAVLQGSSSKAKL, from the exons ATGGCAGCCCCCAGGGTGGCAGTGGTGGGCGCGGGGCTCATCGGACTTTCCACAGCGTTACGTATTGCTGAGGTGAaccccagctgctgctccatcaCTCTCCTTTCAGAGCAGTTCAGCCCCAACACGACGAGCGACGTGGCAGCTGGCATGCTCATCCCTCACACCTACCCAG GCACACCAATCCACGTGCAGAAGCAGTGGTTCAAAGAGACCTTCACCTACCTTTTTGCTATCAGCAACTCAGATGAGGCGTCAGAGGCTGGCATTCACCTGGTTTCTGG CTGGCAGATCTTTAAAAACCCTTCTGAAGCTGAGGTGCCTTTCTGGTCTGACATTGTCCTGGGGTTCCGACCAATGTCcgcagcagaactgcagaagtTCCCACAGCATAGCCACGGCCAGGCCTTTACAACACTGAAGTGTGACTGTCCCCCCTACCTGCTGTGGCTGGAGAAAAG gtTGAAAGCAAACGGTGTCCAGATACACACCAGAAAAGTCACAGATCTATGGGAGCTGCACAGAGAGTATGACATTGTTGTCAACTGTGTGGGCATCGGAGCCCGACAGCTTGTGGGGGACCAGCAGCTGTTCCCCATCAGGGGCCAAGTGCTCAAGGTTCATGCTCCTTGGGTGAAAAACTTCATCCGGGATGGGGATGGCTTAACTTACATCTACCCAGGGATAGACAGCGTAACTCTCGGGGGAACCAGGGAAAAAGAGAGCTGGTGTCTCTCCCCTGACCCTGGCACTACCAAAGACATCTTTGACAGATGTTGCTCCCTTGAGCCTTCGCTGCAACGAGCGCAGGATATCAGGGTGAAGGTGGGCCTGAGGCCATCCAGGTCATGTGTGAGACTGCAGAGAGAGGTTCTGAGCCAGGGAGGAGCCAAGCTGCTGGTGGTCCACAACTATGGGCATGGGTCAGGTGGCTTTTCAGTGCACAGAGGCACAGCCGAGGAGGCCGCTCACCTGGTGGGAGAATGCATTGCTGTTCTGCAGGGTTCCTCATCCAAGGCCAAGCTTTGA